aaacaggaagaggaggggagagaggagcgccagGAGTTTGAATCTCTCGCCTCCCTCCCCGCACCAATCAGCACCTTGGAcagcaccacggccagcaccgcctctcccaaatgctcggactgtgattggtggtgtgcaaatcacaccaccgattacagtccttttccggttcatcgggtcaccggagacccaaatggaccagaaatgcagcaaaccgcagttctgaattgacctgcggtttgctgtgatcgccAATGCGgggggtccttaaggactcggaaaaCAGGGCGTACTGGCCCAAAGTccctaagggggttaaaaggaacttaacatgtatagcttagaAGAAAGACGCGAGAcaagggatatgatagaaacttttaaatacataaatggaatcaacaaggtaaaagaggagagaatatttaaaagaagaaaaactgctacaagaggaggtggttttaaattagaggggcaaaggtttaaaagtaatatcaggaagtattactttactgagagagtagtggatgcatggaatagccttcctgcaaaagtggtagctgcaaatacagtggaggagtttaagcatgcatgggataggcataaggccatccttcatataagatagggccagggactattcatagtatttagtatattgggcagactagatgggccaaatggttcttatctgccgacacattctatgtttcatgACTtggctgttttaatagcttcatgcattccccatgtcataacaattctgaagaatctattcttatggctctatattgtaccattcctttataatTTCTACTACGAGTTATAACTgagttgctagcagtctgcagtaaggctaCAGAGGGGTGGTGACcagttggggaagggggggggggggtgtacctgcacagacactCCATCCAATCTGTGctaccattttcagactgtgcaggtacacccccccaacttgttacaacccttctgtacccttactgcagactgctagcaattcattagcAACTGCTAgcaggaataacaaaggaatggcaCACCACAGAgtcaagaatagatgctccagaattgttattacatggggaatgcatgaagctgtgAAAaaaaggcatgtcaggagcggtgacaggtcctctttaaatctggCGCCAGAATTACAGCCAATCAAAGCATACACTGTATGCAGGCAGAAGCGAGCCTGCTCCTAGAACAGGCAATCTCTAGTGATGTTGTCCACCGAAGCCAAACCTATCGGGGAGAGACTGAACAGACCAGAGGGACTTCACTCTGGTCAGTCACTATGTGCCACCCCATCTGCCTGGAACAACATCGGGCTTCAGAATGGAGATGAGGGCCTCTCAGAAAACATAACTGCACAAGGCCTGAATCTATAGCAAGATGCCACCGGTCCCCCGATGCAGTATCAGAGACcccccatccacacacaggaGGCACAGATGTTATTAACAGTGCCTAACCTACTTGCTCTCTTCAGAACAGCAGCAAATGCTTTGGTGCAGCCATGATCTCCACAACTGTAAGGCATAGGAAGAAACTGAGGAGTTCTAGGAGGACCTAATTTCTTCTTCCTGTCTctccctgatgggaggagggTCATCTCAGTGTAAGTGCCATTGTGGAGAATGAGGGGAAAGATTTTGGTCCTTGGAAAGCAGAGGGAAAAATGAAAATTGTTTACAGTGACAAGGATTTAAAATCTGCTACTGGCAACCAACTTGATGGATTGTTACTGCTGGAGCAGGTTTATGAGAATAAGTATATTGCcttctatttttttataattactatatttattatattatctAATATTCAGTGACAGCCCCAGAGAAATAAGACAACCACATATTATGCGACTCTACATTTCACTGAAAACAACTGAGACCTTTAATATCATTTATAAAACATGTATGGCACTAGGGTAAAGTGCTGGTCCATGCCGTAACACATCACACCATGAAGTCAATTAGTGCTGCTTATCTAAGGGCTTCTTTTGTGGTCGGTGCTCATGTTCTTCATTCATGCTGGACTCGCTGCAATGCTACATAAAAGTTACTCTTCTCCTCCAGACTGTGCCAACCAATAGGTCCCACTTCGCAGTCTGCACACACCAGGAATTTTACATTTCCTACGTCCTTGGTGAAGCCCACATTCTCAAAAGTAAACATATCATGCACAAGCCAATGCTCGACAAGAAGCTCACAGTCTGGATTTGACTCATCAGCCAAAGATGATTTCTTCTTCATTGAAGGCAGAAGTAGCTGCAGGAAAAGAATAAAAATCTGTGTTTTGTAAATAGAAGCTTAATACAGATATTAATTGGAATGACATTAAAATGGATTTTCCCATCAGAAGATATGGTCATCACAGAGAGGCGGGTTTCTGACAACACAGGGTGGCTGCTGTTTTTACTCCTTAGGACTCAGCGTGACCATGTTGCACCACATGGTCAGCATTGTGTTCAATACAGTTTATTATATAGCACtagcatattccacagcactctACATGTACAAATAACATTAGACATTACATAATACCAAACGTATAACTGGAACATCAGTGAGGGCCCCGCTGGCCAGAAACAAAGGCTCCACTCACATCTGTAGCAGTAGCTCAGTTCGGGGCTTCAGTCACAGAAATTGTTAAAACTAGTGGAGAGAAAAGTCCTGCAAACAGGACATTTTTCTCTGCTAAAAAATGTTCTCCTGAACAGAAACcaaacagatcccattatagtcaataggatcTGTTACTTTCTGTTTGTGCGAGTTATGTGCAGAATCCGGCACTTCCGCTATTTTAGTTTTTCTGCTCCTATAACAGGCgctgatgtgaaagcagcctaacaacttgttttgtacaatggtccagaaTCTGCGTATGTACACATATGAAGTGCATTAGATGCAAAGAGTGTGCTGAATGAAGAGATCGTGCTCTAAGAATAATGTGAAAGGGGTAAGGAGtcctgttaggctgggttcacacgggcgagatttccgcacgggtgcaatgaggggggtgggcacccgcactgaatccggacccattcatttctatggggctgtgcatatgagcggtgattttcacgcatcacttgtgcattggtgaaaatcgcagcatgctctatgttgtgcgtttttcatgcaatgcaggccccatagaagtgaatggggctacgtgAAAATTGTTAACTGATGAAGGGGTCATTGTTCTAAAAACCCTGAAACGCGCCTGGTACTAAATCCCCCCCTATTAGGAAGAAGGACATTACCAGACAGAGGAGGCTTGGATACTATCGTAGTATATCGAATTGCCAAAGAGGACAACTTATCAGTACACGAAAGATGTCCGATTTCAAATATAGGACCACGTGTATTCAGCAGTTCGTTTGGCGCTAAATTCGAATCCGACCAAACAGCCCTTGAGACTGGAACCTTAAACTTCCATAGAAATTGGACCGAGTCGAGGGCCTATAGTCCATCCCAAAAAAAAGACCTCCTGGTAAGACTGTACATATTCCAAACTAAGCGATCGCTTTTCCATTAagcacagcgggacgccgctgtctcCACGATCAGGTGGAATGTCATTGCATTAAAACATCGAGTTCCATCTTTGTCTCAAGTTTTGGTTACCGAATGAATGCGAGTTGGGAACTGCCTATGAGCTGGAATCTATTTTAAATATTCGGGAGAGATCGATAACTTTCATCTGCGACTTCTTCCTATTCCAGCTATTATATTGAACATTATTATCGAATATTTTATACCAAAGAATTTTAATCGAATATCACTGTTGAATATTTATGATCGACCACCTTTCATGATTATTATTGCCACTTTATCTTTAGGATTGGAGACCTCACATCATCGCTTTTTAGATTTCAGACATTTGTTCATTGGGATCTGAATATGTATGTTTTTAGGTTTTTAATATCAATATTATTACCAACTATTGCTGttatttattgccatattttgtGACATCACATTGTCCATTTTATCCTATTtcaataaagatccctttactaatagagagtgccccactattATCTATTTATTGTGCTTATTCTTGTCAGACCGGGTGTTGTCTGTCAGTGGGAGCACCTCTGCCAGATTACCCCTCATTCTAGTgcgacattattatttttttttccatggtaatgcaaacggatccgttttgacttacattgaaagtcaataggaggcggatcagttttcaattgcaccatattgtgtcagtaaaaacggatccgtccccattgacttacattgtaagtcaggacggatctgtttggctcagtttcgtcagacagaaaTCAAAccgctgcagcgttttggtgtccgcctccagagcggaatggaggctgaacggaggcaaactgatgcattcttaacggatccttatccattcagaatgcattggggctaaactgatccgttttgggccgcttgtgagccttgaaatggatctcacaggcagacccagaaacgccagtctgaaagtagccttatccaacccctataatgaccccaccAATGGCTTGGtgcctcatacaggttatacttacccaacTCCCCAGCACCCGTGTCGCTCCCCTTTAAGGGTGAGGCCTAATTTGGTACTTAACGATATGCCGATTTATTCTTGTTTTTCATGtccacattttaaaagcaatatgAGCTGTGAGGGAATGATTTGTGTGCGATATGTTGTATGTGGCACCCTCCTGGGGAACATATACTCCTGGACATTGAAAGTGCAAAATCAAAAAGGACAAGGCGTAAGGTTACAGAAatcgaggaagtagcaggtgttaATAAGGTCTGCATATAATCAAAATTTCATGCAcatagctccaatctgtggcatgtgggaggggcataaagaGCAGATTGAAAGCAACGTTTTTTAGACACATGAAACCTTAAGAATCAGAGCAGCGGCAATCATGgtcaccactgatagattgcagggtggccgtaaaCCCTGGATACGAGTAGTGTAtaaggtgatggaaaaatgaatccagccagcaaaggaggcaatatggacaatcacaatacattagtaagtggcttatattaactttctctacatgataaatttcacttgctgaaggaaGAAACACCATTTAAGTGTATGATAGTCCCAGGGCTCTCTACTCAACTTAGGCCCCCTACCTACATTTTCCCCTGACATCTCCCCTTCCATGTGCCTCCcaatagttatttttattttttttaatgtaggaGAGGCTGCGGCACTCTGTGAGCGCTCATGTCTCTTCCTAAGCCATGTGACATCAGTCCCATCCAAGTGAACAGTGTTAAgttgcaatatcaagcacagccactatcatatggatagcgctgtgcttggtaagcagcgaGGTGGTTGCAGTGCTCACTGGAACACcatggtctcctcaaacagctgatctgcccGCCCCTCCCTTCCCCatcttatactgatgacctaccattcgtggaatccgctgtgtgaaagagagccaagccccattccggacagcagagacacggagcagtaacatgattgataacgctctgtgcctctctgtgatctctttactacaataTCACGGTGaccactttatctcactgtgattttgtagtaaagagatcacagagaggcacagagcattatcagtcatgttactgctccgtgtctctgctgtccggaatggggcttggctctctttcacgcagcggattacccacacAGCAtcagctcgtgtgaaagagcctttagggtgcattcagacgaccgtatttcttgcaattttgctaaacaggtgcggacacattcatttcaaagtggccgcaaaagatgcagacagcacaccgtgagcTGTCCTCAACCAGACTTCCGTTCCgcagtcccgcaaaaaatatagacaagaataggagttTTCTATATAGGGCTGGCTCTGTGCATTCTGCAAAACgtgtcacgcacatggccggtatcgtCTGACTGGAGCCTAAAGGACAAACATAACCCGCAGACAATGCTGCCTAGTAGTTATGATAGCATTGGGCATAGGTGGTAACTAGAAGCTGGGAGCATAATACATGGAGTTTCTGAATGATTTCCATAACACTGTGTAAAGGGCTGCCACCTCCCAGGAAGCTATATGGGTGACAGCCAGATACAGCAGTGTACCAATGAGGTACCACACACACTAAGAAATATGCCACTGCTGGGGACCTCTCTAGTCTCTGACCTCCCGCTTTGCCAGTGTCGCAGTCCCGGCAGAGAGCACCCGACAGCCGCAGCGCTGACACAACACCGCCCGGGAGTTCTTCCCATCGGCAGAAACCAGCGCCTCGTCCATTTTCGTTCGGTAGATGCTAgagtggagttgttagaaggaggtatgtgacgtcactggtcacatggtccttcatggtcacatgaccaaatgTGGGAAGCGCTGTCAAACCCGGACTGCAGCAGCTTGTgcagggaggaggggctgtgtgtaAGCAGCCCAGTGAGGTAGGGTGTGCTGCCGTCCTGGAGTACACAGAGCTTCATGGGAGCAGCATATGGAGCTCATATATGAGGGGGCAGGTGGAGTGGGATGTGGTGCAATATAGTACAGATCCAGGTGTATTCTGAGGGTGCAGATCTAAGGTGGGTGGTGGGAATGTGCTGTATTCTGGGgtcatgagggtgcagatctggggAGGGACTTTATGGGGTTTAA
This is a stretch of genomic DNA from Bufo gargarizans isolate SCDJY-AF-19 chromosome 3, ASM1485885v1, whole genome shotgun sequence. It encodes these proteins:
- the RABIF gene encoding guanine nucleotide exchange factor MSS4 translates to MDEALVSADGKNSRAVLCQRCGCRVLSAGTATLAKRELLLPSMKKKSSLADESNPDCELLVEHWLVHDMFTFENVGFTKDVGNVKFLVCADCEVGPIGWHSLEEKSNFYVALQRVQHE